CCTGCGCCCGGCGGGGGCTCCCTGGGTGAACTTTTGGACCATATGCGGCGGGTGAGGCAGGCAATACCGGTCAACGAGCGGCTCAGGGAAGAGTTAAGGGCGCGGTTGACCGGAATGCAGGCTGATATCGGGGAAAACCAAAGCCCGGCTGCTTCGGCCGCAGCCGGGGAAGGCGGGACGGTATCCCTCTTTGCCGGAGACGGCCGGGGCCGGCGGCCGAAATATTTATGGCTGTTCCCGGCAGCGCTGTTGTTAGTAGCCGTTTACTGGATGTGGTGGTCGGCGGCAGCGCCTAAAACGCTGGAGGCGGGGCCTACCAGGGAAATAAGCCGCTTTTGGCTGGAAGACACACCGCTGGATTTTGCATGTGTACCTGGCGGACGGGGTTTTTTAGCCGTAAGGGGCGGCTCCTTGCATTTGCTGGACCAGTACGGTAATCAAACCGGCACGGTCAAGCCCCCCGGTGGGCAGTCCTACGCTTCGCCGGCCCTGTCCGGAGCCGGTGATAAACTGGCGCTGGTAAGGCGTCACGAGGCAGGGGGCGAGGAGATTATCACGGCCGTTATGCCCTCAGTTCCGCTGGAGCCCGGCGCCGCGCAACTGGTGGAAACGGCTTTGGCCAGGGCCGAAGTGCTGCTGAAGGTGGAACAGGGGAAAAGCCTGTCCGGCCTTGCCTGGTCGCCCGACGGGCAAACCCTGGCCTGCTCCCTTAGTGGACCCGGAGGGGAAAATGAAATCTACCTGCTGGCAAAGGGCAGGGAACCGGTGT
The window above is part of the Pelotomaculum thermopropionicum SI genome. Proteins encoded here:
- a CDS encoding hypothetical membrane protein, yielding MKELPGGDRKNGKELGKVTPLNVYCDNGENRPEPAPGGGSLGELLDHMRRVRQAIPVNERLREELRARLTGMQADIGENQSPAASAAAGEGGTVSLFAGDGRGRRPKYLWLFPAALLLVAVYWMWWSAAAPKTLEAGPTREISRFWLEDTPLDFACVPGGRGFLAVRGGSLHLLDQYGNQTGTVKPPGGQSYASPALSGAGDKLALVRRHEAGGEEIITAVMPSVPLEPGAAQLVETALARAEVLLKVEQGKSLSGLAWSPDGQTLACSLSGPGGENEIYLLAKGREPVSLGAGRHPAWAPDGSRLVVERIGGSGQPELWLTGPGGGEARLTEGERPAWSPRGYLAFIRVKTTERVLTYSPDGSPLFTVQQRQGEIRAINAGRKGDLLLKQPDGRMLLGDRLLLAPDTRPGGEELNWLRRLESEGVREPRALLLEPLSNFQDINFSPDGKTLLVARRDGGTVALVQVGLHERLTRWGDR